The Primulina tabacum isolate GXHZ01 chromosome 16, ASM2559414v2, whole genome shotgun sequence genome window below encodes:
- the LOC142530005 gene encoding josephin-like protein produces the protein MEREGNLVYHERQRLQFCLLHSLNNLFQEKDAFTRASLNAIAEKLDLYDPNKATWNPLSTIFKPHHNSLTGNYDINVLIAALEEKGKKVIWHDRRLGASSIDLDGTRDELFGIVLNIPVRRYGGIWRSRHWVATRRIDGVWYNLDSDFRSPYPFKNVDEVTGFIDSSISTGGEVLLVLNDQE, from the exons ATGGAGAGAGAAGGGAATTTGGTATACCATGAGAGGCAAAGACTACAATTTTGTTTGCTACATTCCCTCAACAATCTATTCCAG GAGAAAGATGCATTTACTCGAGCAAGTTTGAACGCGATTGCTGAAAAGCTTGACCTCTATGATCCAAACAAGGCAACGTGGAATCCTTTATCTACCATCTTCAAGCCTCATCATAACTCGCTAACGGGGAATTATGATATAAATGTTCTGATCGCAGCTCTTGAAGAAAAGGGCAAAAAGGTAATATGGCATGATCGACGACTCGGCGCATCCTCAATTGATCTTGATGGAACAAGGGATGAATTATTCGGGATTGTTTTGAACATACCTGTTAGAAGGTATGGTGGGATATGGAGAAGTAGGCATTGGGTTGCAACGAGGAGAATTGATGGAGTTTGGTACAACTTGGATAGTGATTTTCGATCTCCCTATCCTTTCAAGAACGTCGACGAGGTCACGGGATTTATTGATAGTAGCATATCCACCGGAGGTGAGGTCTTGCTCGTCCTGAATGATCAAGAATGA
- the LOC142529157 gene encoding uncharacterized protein LOC142529157 produces the protein MEEFYFRRSHVPAFGSWDICNEDLPFTQCFESARQAEAMRFSYSEDRDLYVAGDLYENDVVTPAVIVVPRRRRRGKAGEEKEKKEEEWVVCDCECEEAKVVGKAVDEDLYKISPKLLRARHTRKRGWGLLSSCLRVC, from the exons ATGGAG GAGTTTTACTTCCGGAGAAGCCATGTGCCGGCATTTGGGAGCTGGGATATCTGCAACGAGGATCTGCCATTCACCCAGTGCTTCGAGTCGGCGAGGCAAGCCGAGGCTATGCGGTTTAGCTACTCCGAGGATCGAGATTTGTATGTCGCGGGTGATTTGTACGAGAATGATGTCGTAACTCCTGCTGTCATCGTTGTACCTCGCCGACGCCGTAGg GGAAAAGCAGGGGAAGAAAAGGAGAAGAAAGAAGAGGAATGGGTGGTGTGTGATTGTGAGTGTGAAGAAGCAAAAGTAGTGGGCAAAGCTGTGGATGAAGATCTGTACAAGATTTCACCCAAACTCCTTCGTGCTCGCCACACAAGG AAGAGGGGATGGGGTCTGCTATCGAGCTGCCTGCGCGTGTGTTGA